In the Dictyostelium discoideum AX4 chromosome 6 chromosome, whole genome shotgun sequence genome, acaaacatttaaataatattgaaagatttaaaagaaatattaaaataacttttcattgtttattttatttttttatttttttttttgaagaaaataaaaagaaataaattttttcatttttatactattaatttttttagttgATTTTTAGTAAGAGAAAAACATATGTATAATGATGGAATGGTGTGATATTTTtcattacaaaaaataatgcTTAAAtcaggaaaaaaaaaaatatcttactTTCAAgcttaaaaattttgaacaCAGTGGATTGATAAAAAATGCTTCTTTAAAGTTGgaatatgaaaaataaaaggcagaaaatctggaaatttaagataaaaaaaaaaaactaaaattaaaaaagatcttTTTTCAACCAGacttattaaatttttaattttttttttattttagttttatttttatatttttcattgtcatttttatttttatttttattttatttttatttttatttttcttttttctttttgtttctattaaaaaataaaattataaaatttagtttttgaattttttttttttttttaacttatACCTTTTcactaaaaattttttatttttattttttttttttttcattttcaaaagatatcaattctcaaaaaaaattaaaatggacCCTTTAgccaatattaaaaatgaaataaatttaatgaatcatAGAATTTCATCATTCGCTACTTAtgtaaattatcaattgttaGAATTTAAACAGAGCATGTCAAATATTGGTGTgtagtaaataataattcaattctcaagatttttttttttttttttttttttttaattccaaatCTTCACAATCATTGATtctaacctttttttttttttttttattttttttttttttaattttttctgcaaatcaatgaaaatgataatttcactcaatgattgattaaaataaataatgtaaacaaaaaaatatatttatttttttagaattaatgttacaagaaaatattgaatcaaaaaaaaaaacaaaaacagaTACAGAACCAAATTCACCAACAAAACCACTTTCAACATCAATtccaactacaacaacagcagcaactaGTCAATCAATCACTTCAACAAGTTTATCATCCTcctcatcattatcaaatcaaattgCACAACCACCAATAATAAATGGACAGgtattaaattcttcaattttaacTCCAACATCAAGAAAAAAACTTTCATTAGTTGACATagataaaaacaattataataactataataataataataataataataataataataataataataataataataataataataataataataataataataataataataataataatgtaacaACAACAGATAAAAAAGAAGGagaaaagaatgaaaatgaaaatgaaaatgaaaatgaaaatgaaaatgaaaatgaaaatgaaaatgatataatagaagaagataaaataatagaaaaaatgGATGAAGAATTAGAAAATGAACAAGTAGAACCAGTAGAACAAGTAAAACCAAAAACTCAAGGAGGTAGAAAAAAAGTATCTAAATTAACATTAGATTTTGGTATTGGTAAAAGACCAGTTAGAACTAAAACATTAACACAATTAGGAATTGCGTTGGAAAAAGAAGATACTCCAAAAAAGAGacaaagaaaataaaaaaaataaaaataaataaaataacaataaaataattataaaaacatttgatttttattatttaattttaaaaattgattaattgaatttaaagttgGAGTTGAAGAACAACCACCAATtgataaacaatttaaagCACCACATGCAGAGGCAAACTCTAATGAATCTGataatgattgatttttatGAACTAAACTAAAGATTAAACCAGCCCTAAACGAATCACCAGCACCAGTGGTATCGACAACTTTATCCGACGGTATAGCAGATGGCGTGAACCAGTAAGGTTCAATCCACTCATTATTCCAAGTGCCACCAATACCAAAACCATTTTTAGAATctgttaaaataaataaaaactttttaaatatacCATTATCTTTTTGAAACCATTGATtcataatattgaaaaattctttaatcgGACCGTCTTTATTACCGAAATGGTCTGAACTACtctgaaatattaaatttgaagtaTGTTCTATTGATGTGTTTTCCAATGAAAGTTCATCAACCACTGTATCTAATTCCTGATccattatatataaatttgtaTTGGTGATGATTGATTTCTTTATGACCTCCCTATTTATTAATGGATAGTTTGCGTCTAATGAAATCCAATGATTCGGTCCAAATTGTAAATCAACATTCAATATTTTCTCTTTTATCTCTTTACATTGAACCATATATTGATCAATCTCTGGAAACCCAATTCCAAACATTGTTCtctcttttttattacaaacGTAAATATCTGTTATTGGagtatattttaaataattattttcattgttgttgttgatttcttGGATTTGTGTAAAGATTACATTTTTATCACTAGTTTTACCTgttgattgatttaatttgtttataatgaatttaccatttaaatcatcTACTAAAGGTGGTACGatcaattttattgattCTTGACCTTTTTCTACCCATTCATTTATACATACAAATGTATTTGATGCTTCACCAcctaataaaatttgttcGCTAATAACTGGAGTATAGGTACCTAATGATTTTGGAAATTCTTCTATCTTTCTAACTTTATCAATACAAACTGTTCCAAATATTTGAATcgtcatttatttattttattttttaaaaactttgatCTTCGTGATCTTAgagattaaaattaaattaaatttaattaaataaaataaatgaaaaaaaaaaaaaaaattaaattaaataaaataaaaataatatttattttaaaaaaattaaaaataaaaaaaaaaaaaaaaaaaaataaaaaaaaataaaaaaaaaataaataattgtcaAGAATGggcaaaaatttttttttttttttttatttataatttatttattatgggaaataattattgtgcattattattatttttttattttttattttgaaaaaattaaaaaaacacaaaaaaacagaaaattgatttgacatattattattataaatgtttgttaaaaatataattaggaaaattaaatacaaattaaataaaatatgagTTCAATTGACTACTTGGTAAACAATTGTGATTATAAAgtgtttaaaatttcaaatattatatatatattttttttttaaagaatcaatcCAAAACATTAGTTCAATCAAATCAAGAgataataaatctttaattagCTCtgcattttcattaaatgatGGCCAAAGATCAAACTCCATCCAACCAGTTTCCCAAAATGACCAAGAAATGTGTTATTTGGGAGATATTGATTATGGATGTACAATCATCTATCCAAATGgaaaaaaacattaataaattactcgattttattttattataaattaataaaattgctcaatttcttgttttttaatacaatttctgaaatattaaatttgaagtaTGCTCTATTGATGTGTTTTCCAATGAAAGTTCATCAACTTCTGTATCTAATTCCTGATccattatatataaatttgtaCTGGTGataattgatttctttatgacctctttatttattgatgGATAGTATGCCTCTAATGAAACCCAATGATTTGTTCCAAATATCTGTTATTGGagtatattttaaataattatttcattgttgctgttgttgattatttctTGGATTTGTGTAAagattacttttttttcaccAGTTTTGTCTgttgattgatttaatttgtttataatgaatttaccatttaaatcatttacaaGTGGTATGatcaattttattgattCTTGACCTTTTCTACCCAgatagatattaaaaaaaaaaagaaattttacaAACAAATTcctactttttttatattaaaaaaaaaatgaattcattttaaagcatttcataatattttttttttcttatttttttttcaaattaattatcataaaattaaacctaaatttttattaaaagtattaatttttttttctttactaatttttaagttctttttattaatttaaaatttatttgcatttttttttttttttataaaaaaaataataataattttataaaataaaataaaatattataaaataaaataaaatataataaaataaaataaaataaattaataaataaaataagatggctttttttaaaaatttttttaattttttttagataatcccatttgaataaaatttattattatgtctgttttctttgaaatatttatttcaaattgaacatttggtattaaattatttaattctcttttttttgataattctcTATAttcataattttattttcaattattcaaTATTCCAatccaaaaattaaataagatattaaaaaaaaaaaataaaaataaaaatatgaaaaataaaaaaataataaaaaaaaaataaaaaaggaaagTTAGtcagttttttttgttatcaaaaaaaaaaaaaatgaaaaaaaaagtaataaaaataaaaataataaaaataattataaagattaataaagaaaagagCATCATCACTTTTGTTAATTAAATACCACTGATTTTTCtctcattttttatttttttccctttttttttcattttttttttttttcctgaagtttcttttaaattttattattattttctcaaaaaaaaaaaaaaaaaaaaaaaaaataaaaaattaaaaaaaatattttttatttttttattttttttttttattctttcagtacaaaaataatttatatatatctaTTATAGTCCATATTTtcctttttaataaaaataacttaagtctttttaattattattttttattttcatttattttattccataattttctttaaatttttttttttgtttatttttttaattaaaaatttaatttaattttttttttttaaaaaaaaaatattattttaattaaaaaaaatattattttaattataaaaaaacaaaaaaattttttttttgtgtttaaatgaaaaaacctCAATCAGagtttcaatattatttcaaatagcatttattttattaaatttttatatatatatatttatattacaaataatcaataaaaaatcaagattaaggaattaaagaaaaaattaagtaaaaaaaaaaaataaataaataaaaaaaaaaaaaaaaaaagatatatctttggtttatcttttttttttttttttttttttttttttttttaatattttttttttaaaataaatctttttttcctataattttaaataatggatTATAAAgttaaacaacaaaaacaacaaacaacaacaacaacaacatctaAAAATATGGTAAATCATAAAGAACAACAACCAGATAATTTGgttaaatcaattacaaaatcAACAGAAGAATTAACAATTCAAGAGAATAttttatcaacatcaactagtggacaatcaacaacaacaacaacaataattcaaccagtaacaacaacaacaacaacaactaccactactaccactacaacATCAACTTCAAGTAgtgttttaattgaaaatgaaaatggtagTAGTGTTGTAATTGAACATTTAAAACCAGAAGTAGAATATGGTAATATTGAatataaattacaattaattaGTCCAACACCTGATAGATTGGAGCATTTAACTTCACAGATGAAATGGAGGATTGGTGAAGGAGCAGGTGAGTGTCTCTATGAATTGGGTGTAAGTGATGATGGTACAGCAGTTGGTCTATCGGATGAAGATATGACATTATCTTTGGAAACATTGAATAAGATGGCAAAGAAATTGAATGCTGATTTAACTGTAATTAGAGAGAGACCAGGTTTAAGTGGTGGTAAAGTAGTAGAGGCATTAATTAGGAAGTATGCATCGACAGAGGATTTTTCAGAGATTCGTGTCGTATGTTGTGGTAATGTAGATGCAGGTAAATCAACATTATTGGGTGTATTGAAATGTGGTGTTTTAGATGATGGTAGAGGTAAGGCACGTCTCAATGTATTTCGTCATCGTCATGAAGTAGAGAGTGGAAGAACCAGTTCAATCTCTCAAGAGATTGTTGGATTCGATAGTAAGGGTAAAATTGTAAACTATAATACCCTCCACTCTTCCCTCTCTCCAAGTGAAATTTGTGAAAGCTCTTCAAAGATCATCACCTTTGTAGATTTAGCAGGTCATGAAAAATACTTAAAAACAACATTGTTTGGTATGACATCAAGTTCACCAGATTATTGTATGATTGCTGTTGGTGCAAATACAATGGGTGCCACTGGTATGTGCAAAGAGCATTTGGGTATCGCGTTATCTTTACATATTCCAGTGTATATTGTTATCACAAAGATCGATAGAGCACCTGAAAATGTATTGGCAGCAACAATGACCgatattaaaaagattttacGTGGACCAGGTGCAAGAAAGTTACCAGTAGTCATTAAAAATCAAGATGATGTCGTTGTAGCAGCCAGAAACTTTGTATCGGATCGTGTCGTACCAATCTTCACCGTCTCAAATGTAACCGGTGAGAATTTAGATCTCTTAAGaatgtttttaaatcttttaccAGCTCGTAAGGAATGGGAATCTTTAGCTTTGAAACCGGCACAACTCGATATCGATTCAACTTGGAATGTTAGTGGTGTTGGTACAGTCGTTAGTGGTACAGTTATGAAAGGTGTCATTACAGCTGGTGAAACTTTATTGATTGGTCCAGATGATAGTGGTAATTTCATACAAACTCAAGTAAAATCAATTCACACCAAACGTTTACCCGTTAAACATGTTAAAGCTGGTCAAACCGCTAGTTTAGCTTTGAAAAGGATTAAAAAGGAACAGATTAGAAAAGGTATGGTCATCATTCATCCGTCTGCTAAACCAGTGGCAACTCGTGAATTTGTCGCAGAGGTTTTAATCTTGTTTCATAGTACTACCATCAGTAAAAACTATGAAAGTGTCATCCATTGTCTTAGCACAACCCAAAGTGCACGTTTGATTGAGATGGACAAAGAAGTTCTTCGTACTGGTGATCGTGCTAGAGTTAAATTCAGGTACTTGCATCGTCCACAATTTTTAACTGTTGGTAGTAAATTTGTAATTCGTGAAGGTCGTTCAAAAGGTATTGGTCGTATTATTGAATTATGTCCGTTTGTTGTGGAACCAATCGTtcataaaatttcaaatgcaCACGGTCACTCGAATGCCCATTTAACTAACGTTGCCAATGGTGGTGccataaaaaaacaaactgTCACCAGAGCTCAgagattaaaaattaaaacctcTGAtggctaaaaaaaaaaaaaaccctcaCCCTTCCTAAACCTTGCTCTACCAACATCCCAAAATCTTTCCTTTAACCActtatttaaaaactaatCTCCTTTTATATACAATGTACATTTTAAATACTctttaacaataataattataataataataataatattaaaataataatgatattaaaataataatattaaaataattatagtaataataataaaaataataataataataataaaaataataaaataataataataataatatatcagCAAACAATTCCAATAGAACCAATAAATTAATGTTTAACttgtaatataaaatatcCTTACCTTTGAAtcttctatttttttttttttttttatgggtcattatttgtttacattaattattaaaaatagattatttctaaatatttattttgatttattttttttagttattatgtttttccaaaaaaaaattttttaaaaaaaggataaagtaaattaaattgatGTAATAATTggattgtttttatttttcgtttggaagatttaattttaataatattatatttaagaGATAATTATGgacaaa is a window encoding:
- a CDS encoding carbohydrate/purine kinase domain-containing protein, with protein sequence MTIQIFGTVCIDKVRKIEEFPKSLGTYTPVISEQILLGGEASNTFVCINEWVEKGQESIKLIVPPLVDDLNGKFIINKLNQSTGKTSDKNVIFTQIQEINNNNENNYLKYTPITDIYVCNKKERTMFGIGFPEIDQYMVQCKEIKEKILNVDLQFGPNHWISLDANYPLINREVIKKSIITNTNLYIMDQELDTVVDELSLENTSIEHTSNLIFQSSSDHFGNKDGPIKEFFNIMNQWFQKDNGIFKKFLFILTDSKNGFGIGGTWNNEWIEPYWFTPSAIPSDKVVDTTGAGDSFRAGLIFSLVHKNQSLSDSLEFASACGALNCLSIGGCSSTPTLNSINQFLKLNNKNQMFL
- the gtpbp1 gene encoding GTP-binding protein 1 — its product is MDYKVKQQKQQTTTTTTSKNMVNHKEQQPDNLVKSITKSTEELTIQENILSTSTSGQSTTTTTIIQPVTTTTTTTTTTTTTTSTSSSVLIENENGSSVVIEHLKPEVEYGNIEYKLQLISPTPDRLEHLTSQMKWRIGEGAGECLYELGVSDDGTAVGLSDEDMTLSLETLNKMAKKLNADLTVIRERPGLSGGKVVEALIRKYASTEDFSEIRVVCCGNVDAGKSTLLGVLKCGVLDDGRGKARLNVFRHRHEVESGRTSSISQEIVGFDSKGKIVNYNTLHSSLSPSEICESSSKIITFVDLAGHEKYLKTTLFGMTSSSPDYCMIAVGANTMGATGMCKEHLGIALSLHIPVYIVITKIDRAPENVLAATMTDIKKILRGPGARKLPVVIKNQDDVVVAARNFVSDRVVPIFTVSNVTGENLDLLRMFLNLLPARKEWESLALKPAQLDIDSTWNVSGVGTVVSGTVMKGVITAGETLLIGPDDSGNFIQTQVKSIHTKRLPVKHVKAGQTASLALKRIKKEQIRKGMVIIHPSAKPVATREFVAEVLILFHSTTISKNYESVIHCLSTTQSARLIEMDKEVLRTGDRARVKFRYLHRPQFLTVGSKFVIREGRSKGIGRIIELCPFVVEPIVHKISNAHGHSNAHLTNVANGGAIKKQTVTRAQRLKIKTSDG